ACCGTCTACAAAAggtgtgccatgacaacaaaagtgctaTTTTCAGACTCGggggaggatgggctacaatctacGGCTTTTCGTTTTTGGAATGTATTTGGGAAATGTTTGAGTTTAGCCTTATAAATTCAATAGCGtctacaaaaagtgtgccatgacaacaaaagtggtaTATGATCAGGCTGATGATCAGAAGTAGAGAAAAAGACTGAACCTGGCATGGAATACTTCACATTTTGGCGTTACTAAGGATGGAAATGCTACTATTAATACTTCAGTTAGACCAGAATTAAGTCATTTACATGTAAAACTTCACATTGCCCTTTGAAATGATTGTGCATCTGTTAAGAAAGGtattatgattttattttattaaaaaactaTTATGCATCCAGTACAGTATAGCACACGATTTTAACAAGATAGAGTATAAATAATCTACAGATGTATTATGAACTTTGCTGTTTAAAGAGCATATTATGCATAGTTCTTGCTTGTATGATACTGCTTGGAATGTGAACTTCAGACAGTTTTAAGTAGTTTAATATGTCTGAATGTCTATAATACGTATAGAGGTCTGAATGTCAGGGTTCTAATATATTTAATGCAGTCTAAGTCCATGGACCTTAAGTTCTATTGCAATCCCAAACTATTCGCTGTGGTTATGCAGGCATCTGAGCACAaggcaatacaaaataaatttcACACATACATGAATATATTAGTAATAGCTATAATAGCTATAACTATTTCTTTACAGGTGCAAAAATCCAAGGAAGACTTTAACATGATCATAACCTTCGATAAACTTTAGGTGATCTACCTGTGACCCCGCTACcctcactgtttattttttttaggtgATTGGTCTCTAATAGCGCTCGAAAGTAGAAAGCACTGTTGTGTTAAGCACCGTCTCCATTGATGGACTGTGTTAATTTAAGACGTAATTTTAAGGCGCTGTTCAGACCACGTGTACTTGGTGAGTCATATCAGTAGCTTCCCTAGGCCTATTAAATGCACAAATCACCCCTCATAATTTCCAATGCACTATGGTTTGTAGGGTTGCCACACGTCTCGTATACGGGATCGTCccgtattgaaaaataaaattcacTGTCCCTTACAGAATCAATACGGGACGCGATTGATTTTCATGCACATCCTACTTCACCTTTTCACAAGCTTGGATTGAGacgagaaataataaaaacaaagagtTCCATGAAACAGGAGAAGTATTAAATCAGAATGCCAGACGAGTCTGTCACTCAACATCATCGTTTCCCTGGTTATGGAGACTCAGACACACGGTAACATCAGCAGTGCAGTTCTCCCAGATAAATTGACAGTTCTGTAAGCAGAAGATACCACCCTCCGCATGCACGAggggtgtgtgtatgcaggGGCGCCACCAGGAATTTTGGGCCCcatgataaaaaatctgggccCCCTCTGTGCAGCTGTTACCTATTTTTTGGGGCCCCTGTCAGTCATGGGCCCTTGGAACTTTCCCCCCCTATACGGCCCCTGTGTGTATGCGTGAGAGAAATTTTGTCCTACTTATCATCATAGAATAAAGCACCACGGACGGAAAGCAAATAATCTTTGCAATTTGCATGCATGGCTTGCTGAGGCTATATAGCAgaatacacagctgtcaatcaaatttgaaagctttagtaactgcagtagttacacattctttgtagctttGTGATCACATCACTTAAAGCACATCTTCGATCGCCTTTGCCGATTaaggcaagagagctagcctacattcccaacagtaattagtgaagtacagtattgggaagcatcTTACCCAAACTATTGCCCTCATGCCGCAGAGGCTGTGTAcatgattaaaggaataatacataaaaggcaaCAACACATAATATATAATACGTAGAGGGCAAGagtaaaatggaaaacacttaagacaaataaaattatgtaaaatcaaataaaagtCATATAATAATAAGTTaaaagaaattgaataaaaccaacaacagattaaaacacagtaaCAGGACGCTGGCAAGGTGTcccttatttttccacattgaaggTTGCAACCCTAATGGTTTGGAACAAAGTATTCTTAATCTGACATACTGTGGAACATTGGTCTCCAACCAGGGGTAACCCTTGGAGTACTTTGCCTATCAGGGGGTACTTGAGAACACTCATTAGACCATAGGTTTACTGGTAAAATGAAAATGGGGAGCTACTTCAGTGGTAATCTGCGCTGAAGAAAATatggtggtacagtaactgaaaaaggttgggaaccaatGCTATATATGGTATGACTGGTATGTGAATTGAGTCAGGATCAGGTAGTTTGTGAATCAGTATGAACACACTAGCTGGCAGGAAGAGGAAACAGTTGAACATTTCTGAACATTGTGGGCAAGACCAAATATTGTACCAGCTCCTTTGGACAGCAGCCACTTTCTCTTGGGGCTGTCATTGGGGTGAGAGGCACATTTGTTGTTGTgcatacaaacccgattccaaaaaagttgggacaaggacactgtacaattgtgaataaaaacagaatgcaatgatgtggaagtttcaaatttcaatattttattcagaatacaacatagatgacatatcaaatgtttaagcTGAGAAAAtatatcactttaaggggaaaataagttgattttaaatttcatggcatcaacacacaaggccatgtttaccactgtgtggcatcccctcttctttttataacagactgcaaacgtccagggactgaggagacaagttgctcaagtttatgaataggaatgttgtcccatttttGTCCCatatacaggcttctagttacTCAagtgtcttaggtcttctttgtcgcaccttcctctttatgatgagccaaatgttttctatgggtgaaagatctggactgcaggccgGCCATTTctgtacccggatccttcttctatgcagccatgacattgtaatagatgcagtatgtggtctggcattgtcatgttggaaaatgcaaggtcttccctgaaagagacgacatctggatgggagcatatgtggttctagaacttggatataactgtcagcattgatggtgcctttccagatgtgtatgCTGctcatgccacacgcactcatgcaaccccataccatcagagatgcaggtttctgaactgagcgctgataacaacttgggttgtccttgttctctttagtccggatgacatggtgtcccagttttccaaaatgaacttcaaattttgattagtctgaccacagaacacttttccactttgccacagtccattttaaatgatctttggcccagagaaatgcctgcgcttctggatcctgtttagatacggcttcttttttgacctatagagttttagccggcaacggcgaatggcgcAGTGGATtatgttcaccgacaatgttttctggaagtattcctgagcccatgttgtgatttccagtacagtatcattcctgtatgtgatgcagtgccgtctgagggccagaagatcacgggcatccagtatggttttccggccttgacccttacgcacagagattgttccagattctctgaatctttggatgatatcatgcactgtagatgatgataacttcaaactatttgcaatttttctcagagaaactcctttctgatattgctccactatttttcgccgcagcattggggaaattggtgatcctctgcccatcttgacttctgagagacactgccactctgagaggctctttttatacctaaTCATGTTGCCAGGTGACATAGTAGGTTGCAAAtaggtcctccagctgttccttatctgtacatttaacttttccggcctcttattgctacctgtcccaacttttttggaatgtgtagctctcatgaaatccaaaatgagccaatatttggcatgacattacaaaatgtctcactttcaacattcgataagttaactatattctattgtgaattaaatatatataagtttatgagatttgtaaattattccattccttttttactcacaatttgtacagtgtcccaacttttttggaattgggtttgtacatTTTCGGTGTAAAAGACCCTTTAGTATGATTTTAAATGCAAGAACAATAAGTACCTGATACTCTAggtcacaaaatattttatattatccTATAATGTCAACCCTAAACAGTTCTTCTATAGAATGTGTACcttcttacaaatattttggaTTTAGTTAGATGAAAATCTACATTTTCAAACACTCATCACTGAGTTGGTGAGAGGCTGAAGGTCAAAACTGGTTTCTTCTATAGAAACAGTCATGTCTCTCATCTCAACATACTCTTGTGCCAGCTACTTTAATGTCACAGCTAGATTATTGTAATGTGCTGTATATGCATGCCTCAGTGTCAGAAAAAAACCCTCTGTGTGCAGTCTGTTATGCAGGCCTGGTCATCCAGCTGACTCAATATCTTTGCCCTTAAAACGTgcaaaatgaatgtgtgttaAGATCCTGCGTATtagtgtgcatgtgcatgtctCCTAGATGTTTGAGTGACTGACCGAAAAGGAACTCCCAGttgaaaatatactgtaaaacaaCATAAATATAAATGAGTTTCCCAAAACCTCTCCTGGtcttcacaatacatttcatatttttgtttaagCACACACGTTTTAGAGTAGTCATGAAACAAACAATGGTACAGAGAATTGGTCAACAGGAAGACTCCCTGTTATTACACAATAAGTAATGAGATGACAACACAAaaactctcacacactctcatacACTCACAGAGCCCTTTCCTCAGGACAAGACTTTTACCAGTGTTCCTCTTTATCACACTTATTTTCATCTCCGGTAAGGACACAGCGTTGTAAATTCTTAAGTTCTTATTATAGTAAAGATCAGTTAAATGTCTCTTTATGTTAGTAATTACTTGATCTTTGAATCAGTTGTAATCTCATCCTTTTTTAAACCACATAATGCTCTTCTTAATCCTTGGTGTACACTTTTGATCCATATtagttttttataaatattgtataacataatatttgtataatataaGTATAACTTAACTGGTTTTATCTACAATATAATCAGTGTATTATCTCTTGTTCCTCTAGACATTATGGGAAACTGCAAACTGTTGGTATACCAGCCAGATGAAGTCATGTGGCAAGTTTCGGATCAGTCAGGCTCTCTCCCCTGTACCATCACCACTAATAGCACAAAACCCATTGAAATCCGTTGGTTTGTTTTCAGTGAACACTCTTACCACTTAGTTGatttggacacctactcataCAAATACAGATTGGAGAAACAAGCCCTAAACATCAACTCACTCCAGGCAAACGACAGCGGGATATACCACTGTGCAGCCTTTCTCTCAGACATGGCATGCAGTGGGGCACAGACCATTGGACAGGGCACCACTGTGCTGGTGAAAGGTAAGTTTTTTGTTGAAGCAACTATAGAGGGTCTTTTCCATCCTAAATACTTTAAGTCTATAACATTTAGAATGCAGAGTTTAGGTTAGTGAAACTGTCTGATTTAATTTAGGCCAACAGAGGTGAGATAGGGGTTAGagcagaggttcccaaactagtGGTCGCAaccccatgtggggtcacctgatatgaaaatggggtcgggggagaatgttttaaaatggactctcatagcctcaaataaaattacaattatCAAATTTTTCTACACATGGTTGGAGTCGCAATACTTTTTTGATATCGAAATGGGGTCATCggccaaaaaagtttgggaacccctgggtTAGAGAATTAAGGATGATTTTAGGGGAGTGTTGACAACATCATTTAACCCATTTAATGAGATTTGTGTACTttcagagagagggatggagataaCCGGGTATGTGCTGTGGTTGCTGTTTGTCCTGTTAGCACTGTACAGTGTAGCAGTACTCATTTTACTGATTTGTAAGAAGGTAAATTACAACATTACACTACCTCTCAGTAATCATTATGAACACTGGATTTTGCTTAGAGACATAACATTGCATCGAAATATTGACCAATGTGATATGCACATTGGTAAAtattgtccctgacatccttaaTCCTCTTTGAATTACCGTGTTTATGATTGTGATGaagcaaagcatcacaaaaggcTGAAAGTCTTTCTATAATAGGGGTTTACTTAATTGCATTGTAACCTGTATCTCTCCATGCTAGACTGGGCGAGATGCTACTTTTTGGGAAGGCACAAGGTGGCGTAGGGACAAGGTGGGTTGTTTTCTTTTACTTAGCCTCACCATTTTATGATGTCTAAAAGAACACTTTAGACCCCAATCTTAAATGTTGCCGTTTTCACATTATTCTGTTAACAAACTTGTGGAAAACCCAGTGTTGTAAAAAAGGAACAATTGTTCTTTCAAAAAGTCTGTTTCATTTTCTAAGACTGTGCAATCATTGGTTTGTAAGAGGGATATTCTTCTGCTGTATATTACTGGAACTAATTGCAAATCTCGCAATGTTGAGACTTCTTAGTTCATACAGCATGTTTGTATTGCAGAAAGACAGAacatttcagttgtttgtttaatactttatttgaaacaatacattatttaattttctttCCTCACAGAAAAATACGACCCAGAAAATACGGTTTGGCGCTGTTGTGCAAGAGCTGTATGTCAAAAGGAAATTACGAAGTAATAAAAACTCAGAAGTAATTGACCCAACTCAAAACAAGGTACAGCGTGGTCACCTTTTCCTAGTATGGCTATCATAAGAACTAATGGAAAGgatatacattaaaatgtgcttaGATTTTGTTAGACTTAAAATCCAGTATTGCATTTTGAAAAATCTCATGTATCTTGATATCAAGCGATCTATTCTTCAACTATTCTTTTTATCTAAACTCATTTTGGTTCTACCTCTAATAAACTAAACTGAATAAATCGTATTGATTCTACCTCAATTCATCTTACAGGTTGAAAGCCCCCACTCCAACCTTCCACATGAGGACATTTACCAAAACCTGTGACTCAACAAAAAGGGAACTGATAATGTCCGCTACTTCTCTAAATAAACTCCCAGTACACCAATTTGTCAAACGTTGCTAGTTTAGGTCTAAATTCTCCCTAGTAAGAATAAGCCAAGCACTCGAGGAAGAGAAGCTATAACAAACGCCACTGGCATTACAAAGCATTCTGGTCTCATCATGGAAGAATCATGTGCCAAACCTATAACACTGGCTATC
This is a stretch of genomic DNA from Esox lucius isolate fEsoLuc1 chromosome 11, fEsoLuc1.pri, whole genome shotgun sequence. It encodes these proteins:
- the si:ch211-139g16.8 gene encoding immunoglobulin superfamily member 6 isoform X1, whose protein sequence is MTTQKLSHTLIHSQSPFLRTRLLPVFLFITLIFISDIMGNCKLLVYQPDEVMWQVSDQSGSLPCTITTNSTKPIEIRWFVFSEHSYHLVDLDTYSYKYRLEKQALNINSLQANDSGIYHCAAFLSDMACSGAQTIGQGTTVLVKERGMEITGYVLWLLFVLLALYSVAVLILLICKKTGRDATFWEGTRWRRDKKNTTQKIRFGAVVQELYVKRKLRSNKNSEVIDPTQNKVESPHSNLPHEDIYQNL
- the si:ch211-139g16.8 gene encoding immunoglobulin superfamily member 6 isoform X2, translating into MGNCKLLVYQPDEVMWQVSDQSGSLPCTITTNSTKPIEIRWFVFSEHSYHLVDLDTYSYKYRLEKQALNINSLQANDSGIYHCAAFLSDMACSGAQTIGQGTTVLVKERGMEITGYVLWLLFVLLALYSVAVLILLICKKTGRDATFWEGTRWRRDKKNTTQKIRFGAVVQELYVKRKLRSNKNSEVIDPTQNKVESPHSNLPHEDIYQNL